In Poecile atricapillus isolate bPoeAtr1 chromosome 9, bPoeAtr1.hap1, whole genome shotgun sequence, the following are encoded in one genomic region:
- the MKRN2OS gene encoding MKRN2 opposite strand protein isoform X2 has translation MALLRVRHCRALLYCRRVPPRCPACGGDLRGPAGLSAAPARLPCPFRHGHGQPRAFLIRPSRGTFLLDYDGHCDLHVGITNSQGVVYNYDQEGVHRDGSGWEQCISVALVQPDMWELLQQWDNLLEEFSLEEAWLPESREASRYLTLHQQLAHRDFYIVPLAEQEQEQESVAGNQSLLE, from the exons ATGGCGCTGCTGCGCGTGCGCCACTGCCGCGCGCTGCTGTACTGCCGGCGCGTGCCCCCGCGCTGCCCCGCGTGCGGCGGGGACCTGCGGGGACCTGCGGGGCTGTCCGCAGCGCCCGCCCGACTGCCCTGCCCCTTCCGGCACGGCCACGGACAGCCCCGAGCCTTCCTCATCAGGCCCAGCCGCGGCACCTTCCTGCT CGACTACGACGGGCACTGTGACCTCCACGTCGGGATCACCAATTCCCAGG GTGTGGTGTACAACTATGACCAGGAGGGTGTGCACAGGGATGGCAGTGGCTGGGAGCAGTGCATCAGCGTCGCCCTGGTGCAGCCCGACATGtgggagctcctgcagcagtggGACAACCTCCTGGAGGAATTCTCCTTGGAAGAGGCCTGGCTCCCTGAAAG CAGGGAGGCCTCCAGGTACCTCAccctgcaccagcagctggcTCACAGGGACTTCTACATCGTGCCCTtggctgagcaggagcaggagcaggagagtgTGGCTGGAAACCAGAGCCTGCTGGAGTAG
- the MKRN2OS gene encoding MKRN2 opposite strand protein isoform X1, which yields MALLRVRHCRALLYCRRVPPRCPACGGDLRGPAGLSAAPARLPCPFRHGHGQPRAFLIRPSRGTFLLDYDGHCDLHVGITNSQGVVYNYDQEGVHRDGSGWEQCISVALVQPDMWELLQQWDNLLEEFSLEEAWLPERYEEQQHNCFTFALAFINRVRQGRGQEPLSKGQFTESFVLPHSREASRYLTLHQQLAHRDFYIVPLAEQEQEQESVAGNQSLLE from the exons ATGGCGCTGCTGCGCGTGCGCCACTGCCGCGCGCTGCTGTACTGCCGGCGCGTGCCCCCGCGCTGCCCCGCGTGCGGCGGGGACCTGCGGGGACCTGCGGGGCTGTCCGCAGCGCCCGCCCGACTGCCCTGCCCCTTCCGGCACGGCCACGGACAGCCCCGAGCCTTCCTCATCAGGCCCAGCCGCGGCACCTTCCTGCT CGACTACGACGGGCACTGTGACCTCCACGTCGGGATCACCAATTCCCAGG GTGTGGTGTACAACTATGACCAGGAGGGTGTGCACAGGGATGGCAGTGGCTGGGAGCAGTGCATCAGCGTCGCCCTGGTGCAGCCCGACATGtgggagctcctgcagcagtggGACAACCTCCTGGAGGAATTCTCCTTGGAAGAGGCCTGGCTCCCTGAAAG GTacgaggagcagcagcacaactgCTTCACCTTCGCTCTGGCCTTCATCAACCGCGTGCGGCAGGGCCGGGGCCAGGAGCCCCTGAGCAAAGGCCAGTTCACCGAGAGCTTTGTGCTCCCCCACAGCAGGGAGGCCTCCAGGTACCTCAccctgcaccagcagctggcTCACAGGGACTTCTACATCGTGCCCTtggctgagcaggagcaggagcaggagagtgTGGCTGGAAACCAGAGCCTGCTGGAGTAG
- the MKRN2 gene encoding E3 ubiquitin-protein ligase makorin-2 isoform X1 — protein sequence MSTKQVTCRYYLQGVCREGSKCLFSHDLATSKSSTICKYYQKGQCAYGSRCRYDHVRLPPAGGAAAPPLPAAPGSPRAPPERGPAAPRSRREKRTLVLRDRDLCGSSEEKQRPGAPSGPGAVVCCGEPGDSEESKPHSYLEAICSGLEEPGAGATEQLCPYAAAGACHFGERCLYLHGELCEICGLQVLHPFDQEQRKAHEMMCMATFEHDMERAFAIQASQDKVCSICMEVVYEKPSASERRFGILSNCTHTYCLSCIRQWRCAKQFENPIIKSCPECRVISEFVIPSVYWVEEQEKKNELIEAFKQGVGKKPCKYFEQGKGTCPFGGKCLYLHAYPDGTRAEPEKPRKQLSSEGTVRFFNSVRLWDFIEDRESRSAPGADSEVTELGELFMHLSGAEEDPTAAQ from the exons ATGAGCACGAAGCAGGTGACGTGCAG GTACTACTTGCAGGGCGTGTGTCGGGAGGGAAGCAAGTGCCTGTTCTCCCATGATTTGGCCACCAGCAAATCCTCCACCATCTGCAAGTACTACCAGAAGGGGCAGTGTGCCTACGGCTCCCGCTGCAG GTATGACCACGTGAGGCTCCCTCCGGCGGGcggagccgcggccccgccgctccccgcggccccgggcagcccccggGCGCCCCCcgagcgcggccccgccgccccccgcagcaggagggagaagaggaCGCTGGTGCTCCGGGACAGGG ATCTGTGCGGCTCCAGCGAGGAGAAGCAGCGGCCTGGCGCCCCCAGCGGCCCCGGGGCTGTTGTGTGCTGCGGGGAGCCCGGGGACAGCGAGGAGAGCAAGCCCCACTCGTACCTGGAGGCCATCTGCAGCGGGCTGGAGGAGCCGGGCGCCGGCGCCACCGAGCAGCTGTGTCCCTATGCCGCCGCCGGCGCCTGCCACTTCGGGGAGCGCTGCCTGTACCTGCACGGGGAGCTCTGCGAGATCTGCGGCCTCCAGGTGCTGCACCCCTTCgaccaggagcagaggaaggcCCACGAGATG ATGTGCATGGCAACGTTTGAGCACGACATGGAGAGGGCCTTTGCCATCCAGGCCAGCCAGGACAAGGTGTGCAGCATCTGCATGGAGGTGGTGTATGAGAAGCCCTCAGCCTCAGAGAGGAGGTTTGGGATCCTGTCCAACTGCACCCACACGTACTGCCTGTCCTGCATCCGCCAGTGGAGATGTGCCAAGCAGTTCGAGAACCCCATCATCAA GTCCTGCCCTGAGTGCCGGGTGATCTCCGAGTTTGTCATCCCCAGCGTGTACTGGGTGGAagagcaggagaagaaaaatgagcTGATTGAAGCATTTAAACAGGGAGTGGG GAAAAAGCCCTGCAAGTACTttgagcaggggaagggaacGTGTCCCTTTGGAGGGAAGTGTCTTTACCTCCACGCTTACCCCGACGGGACCCGAGCTGAGCCTGAGAAGCCGCGGAAGCAGCTCAGCTCCGAGGGCACCGTGCGG TTCTTCAATTCCGTGCGCCTGTGGGACTTCATCGAggacagggagagcaggagcgcGCCCGGCGCCGACAGCGAGGTCAcggagctgggggagctgttcATGCACCTCTCTGGGGCTGAGGAGGATCCCACTGCAGCCCAgtga
- the MKRN2 gene encoding E3 ubiquitin-protein ligase makorin-2 isoform X2, translated as MIWPPANPPPSASTTRRGSVPTAPAADLCGSSEEKQRPGAPSGPGAVVCCGEPGDSEESKPHSYLEAICSGLEEPGAGATEQLCPYAAAGACHFGERCLYLHGELCEICGLQVLHPFDQEQRKAHEMMCMATFEHDMERAFAIQASQDKVCSICMEVVYEKPSASERRFGILSNCTHTYCLSCIRQWRCAKQFENPIIKSCPECRVISEFVIPSVYWVEEQEKKNELIEAFKQGVGKKPCKYFEQGKGTCPFGGKCLYLHAYPDGTRAEPEKPRKQLSSEGTVRFFNSVRLWDFIEDRESRSAPGADSEVTELGELFMHLSGAEEDPTAAQ; from the exons ATGATTTGGCCACCAGCAAATCCTCCACCATCTGCAAGTACTACCAGAAGGGGCAGTGTGCCTACGGCTCCCGCTGCAG ATCTGTGCGGCTCCAGCGAGGAGAAGCAGCGGCCTGGCGCCCCCAGCGGCCCCGGGGCTGTTGTGTGCTGCGGGGAGCCCGGGGACAGCGAGGAGAGCAAGCCCCACTCGTACCTGGAGGCCATCTGCAGCGGGCTGGAGGAGCCGGGCGCCGGCGCCACCGAGCAGCTGTGTCCCTATGCCGCCGCCGGCGCCTGCCACTTCGGGGAGCGCTGCCTGTACCTGCACGGGGAGCTCTGCGAGATCTGCGGCCTCCAGGTGCTGCACCCCTTCgaccaggagcagaggaaggcCCACGAGATG ATGTGCATGGCAACGTTTGAGCACGACATGGAGAGGGCCTTTGCCATCCAGGCCAGCCAGGACAAGGTGTGCAGCATCTGCATGGAGGTGGTGTATGAGAAGCCCTCAGCCTCAGAGAGGAGGTTTGGGATCCTGTCCAACTGCACCCACACGTACTGCCTGTCCTGCATCCGCCAGTGGAGATGTGCCAAGCAGTTCGAGAACCCCATCATCAA GTCCTGCCCTGAGTGCCGGGTGATCTCCGAGTTTGTCATCCCCAGCGTGTACTGGGTGGAagagcaggagaagaaaaatgagcTGATTGAAGCATTTAAACAGGGAGTGGG GAAAAAGCCCTGCAAGTACTttgagcaggggaagggaacGTGTCCCTTTGGAGGGAAGTGTCTTTACCTCCACGCTTACCCCGACGGGACCCGAGCTGAGCCTGAGAAGCCGCGGAAGCAGCTCAGCTCCGAGGGCACCGTGCGG TTCTTCAATTCCGTGCGCCTGTGGGACTTCATCGAggacagggagagcaggagcgcGCCCGGCGCCGACAGCGAGGTCAcggagctgggggagctgttcATGCACCTCTCTGGGGCTGAGGAGGATCCCACTGCAGCCCAgtga